DNA sequence from the Hoylesella buccalis ATCC 35310 genome:
AAACGGAAAGTTTACTTTAAGCGAATTTGCTTCGGGACACCATTATTTTGGTTTGCATCCAACTGCAGAAGGGTGGGTGTTCAGAGAGTGGGCACCCCATGCGACGGCCATTTATCTGGTTGGTGACTTCAACAACTGGGAAGAACGGCCTGAATATGCCGCCAAGCGTGTTGAGGGAACGGGCAACTGGGAACTGATGATGGACAAAACTTCCATCCACCATGGTGATCTTTACAAGATGCATGTTCATTGGGAAGGTGGACAGGGTGAGCGCATTCCGGCTTGGGTGAACCGCGTGGTTCAAGACAATCAGACTAAGATTTTCTCGGCTCAGGTATGGTGTCCAGAGGTTCCTTACGCATGGAAGACAACCAACTTTAAAGCCTCCAGAGATCCGTTGTTCATCTACGAATGCCACATAGGCATGGCGCAGGATGCCGAGAAGGTTGGTACATACACCGAATTCAAGGATTATGTGCTGCCGCGCATCGTGAAAGCTGGTTATAACTGCATACAGATTATGGCCATACAAGAGCATCCTTATTATGGCTCTTTTGGCTATCATGTCAGCTCATTCTTTGCAGCATCCTCGAGATTTGGTACACCAGAAGAACTGAAAGAGTTGATAGATGCAGCCCATCAGCAGGGCGTGGCTGTCATCATGGATATCGTGCACAGTCATGCAGTCAAGAACGTGGTTGAGGGACTGGGTAATCTTGCGGGCGATCCTAATCAGTATTTCTGTCCCGGTGACAGACGCGAACATCCTGCATGGGACAGTTTGTGCTTTGATTATGGCAAGGACGAGGTGATGCACTTCTTGCTGTCCAACTGTAAATATTGGTTGGAAGAATTCCATTTCGATGGGTTTCGTTTCGACGGAGTCACCTCGATGCTCTATTATAGCCATGGATTGGGGGAGGCGTTTACCAACTATTCCGATTATTATAACGGTCACCAGGACGGTGATGCCATTTGTTATCTGACATTGGCAAACCAGGTTATTCATGAAGTGAACCCAGATGCGATAACTATTGCCGAAGAGGTTAGCGGCATGCCGGGCTTGGCTGCCAAGGTGAAGGATGGCGGCTTGGGCTTTGATTACCGCATGTCCATGAACATACCCGATTTCTGGATCAAGACCATCAAAGAGCTGAAGGATGAAGATTGGAAACCCAGCTCCATCTTTTGGGAAATCAAGAACCGGCGTTCTGACGAGCAGACCATCTCGTATTGCGAGAGTCATGACCAGGCCTTGGTAGGTGATAAAACCATCATCTTCAGGCTGATTGACGCTGACATGTATTGGCACTTCAAGAAAGGTGATGAAAATGCACTGGTTCATCGTGGTATAGCACTTCACAAGATGATCAGGTTGGTTACTGCATCCACAATGAATGGAGGTTATCTTAACTTCATGGGAAACGAGTTCGGGCATCCTGAATGGATTGATTTTCCAAGAGAAGGAAATGGATGGAGCCATAAATATGCTCGAAGACAGTGGAACCTGGTGGACAATCAGGAACTGGATTATCATTATTTGGGCGACTTCGACCGCGCGATGGTCAACCTGTTGAAATCACAGAAGGGATTCAACAAAACGGTGGTTCAGGAGATTTGGCATCATGATGGCGATCAAATATTGTGCTACATGCGGGGAGATTTGGTGTTTGTGTTTAACTTCTCGCCCTCCCAATCATTTGTTGATTATGGCTTTCTCGCTCCGGCAGGAAGCTATCAAGTTGTGTTGAATACGGATGATCCCCAGTTTGGCGGTAATGGTTTGACAGATGATAGCGTGGAGCATTTGACCAACTTCGACCCTCTGTACGAAGAAGCAAACAAGGGGTGGCTTAAATTATACATCCCGGCACGCAGTGCTATGGTCTTGAAAAAAAAGTAAACACCTCCTCTTGATCACACAGTCTATAGCTCGTTTGAATGATACGTTGTTGATACGTTGGGTGAGCAGCATTCTCTTTTGTTGCTTTACTTTCGTGTATCTATATGTGTACCAAGCTGATGTTTTGGCCGTGGCGCAACATATACTGTCAGAGGGAAAAACCTCTTACCATGCTGGTGTCGGGGCAATATTGATTACCTTGACACTCTATCTGGTGCACCTTGGCGTATCTTATTTTTGTCGTCCTTCAGGAATAGGGTACTCGCTTACCTTTTTCCCCTCATTACTACTGCTGACGATTCTGACAGATATTAGTGATAACATTGACCGCAACTTCTCGTTGGGAGGATGGTGGATAGCGGCACCTTTGCTGCTGTTGGCCTATGGAGGCCTGATGTGGGTTCTCAAGAGAAACAGGCACCAAGTGGAAGAAGGAAAAGCGTATGAGGTGTTTGTGCATCTCTTGTGGCAAAATATCATGTCGCTGGGCGTGATGTTTGTGCTGGTAGGTCTGTTTAGTAATCATGACGTGGCATTTCATGAGCGCGCAAAAATGGAACAGGCTATCGTCAACAAGGAATACAAAGATGCGCTGGAGGTGGGGAAAAACAATTTGAAAACCGATTCAAACCTTGTGATGCTGCGTGCTTATTGCTTGTCAAAGACGCATAAAATGGGGGAGAGTCTGTTTGAATATCCTTTGATGGGCGAGTCTCAATCGCTGCTGCCAAATGGCAGTTCAGTGAGAATGTTGATGACACCAGATAAAGACGTGTATCGTTACATCGGTGTCATACCTAGACAGCAGATGCCTGTCATGCGCTATTTGAAACTCATCACGGAGAGCAGAAAGGCCAAGAAACCAGCCGGAGATTATTTGTTATGCGGCTATTTGTTGGATAAAAATTTGGACAAGTTTGTGGTTCATCTTCCTCGTTACTATCATGTTGACAGCTTGTTGCCTAAACATTATCGTGAGGCATTAGTGCTTTATACCCATTCGCGTTCAAATCCAAAGCTGGTATATCATGATGCGGTGACAGATGCGGATTACAGAGATTATCAGGATTTGGAAAAAAAATATCCCGAAAAGATGGTCAGACAAACCAAAATTCGGGATATCTATGGGAAAACATATTGGTACTACTTTCATTATCACCAAAAGAAGTGAGTGCCAATGTGCCTGATGAGTTGGGAACACCCCTTAGGTGCAACCTCTTGTTATTTCACTGCATTTAATGCTTTTACCCAATCGGTGTCAATGGAAAACTGCGTGATGAATTTTTCATTGTCAACATATGCGTAGGTGATTTCTTTCTCCGGATCGTTAAAAAGAGGATTTTGAACGGTGGCATTTTTGAATCGAGCCATCAAGATTTCTTTGTCCTGCTTATTGGATGAGCGAGCCAACCGCTTGACATAGCTATTGACAAAGTCAATCATGGCATTGGTCTGTTTCCCCAATTCCAACTCGGTGAAATGGTCGTTTTGCGCCGCTTTCGTGATAAGGTAGAAGATAGCATCGGCCTTGAAAGTGGCTATTTTCCGCTCTTCCAAGTTTCTTTTCGTATCATTTTTGATGGCTTCAGCCTGGTGCATGATGCGATTTACTTCATTGTAAATTTCTTGTGACATGGCATTCACTGCAAATGTGCAGGTGAAAGCGAGTAGCATAATGATTTTTTTCATAATTCTCTTATGTTTTTTGTTCTTGTTCTTAATTTGATATAATTGGGTGGTTATGAATCTTTTGAATGTTCTTTTGTCGTTCTGTTACTTGGTAGACGATTGTGAAAGTCTGTTTTTATTCTTATTGATAAAGTCTTTCCAGCCGTGGTACTTGTTGTCTGCGCTGGGTCTTCCCATCTGAAGAAAATGGCAATAGGCAGCCCCGAGGGCGTCTGTAGCGTCCATGAAATGCGGCATTTCGCTTTGATTTATTTTCAAAAGTCTTTGAAGCATCCCAGCCACTTGTTCCTTACTGGCCTGACCTTGACCAGTGATAGCCATCTTAATCTTGAGCGGAGCATATTCATGAATGGGTACATCGTGGTGAATGGCCGCAGCGATGGCCACTCCTTGGGCACGTCCCAACTTTAACATGGACTGCACGTTTTTTCCGAAGAAAGGTGCTTCAATGGCCATCTCATCGGGTAGATATTCATCAATAATGCCAGTGATACGATCAAAAATATGTCCCAATCGAAGGTAAGGGTCATCAGTCTTTCGCATGTCAATCACCCCCATGGCTACCATGGAAGGCTTTCTTTCAAGAATCTTAATGACGCCATAACCCATTACATTGGTACCAGGATCGATTCCCAGTATCACTTTTTCTTTGATTTGCTGTTGTTGGGGAGTTGTCATTGCGTATTCGTTTTAGCGATCCATGTAGGGATTTCCTGCGAGTTCAGTGCCGATTGTTGTTGGTTCACCATGTCCAGGGTATATCTTAGTGTTGTCAGGAAGCTGTGAAAGCATCCTTAAACTCTGAATCATCTGGAACATGGAGCCTCCCTGAAGATCAGTTCTTCCGATGGATAGGTGAAACAATGTATCGCCTGAAAATGCAACATCCTCTTCTTGACAATAAAAGAACACGCTTCCAGGTGTGTGTCCCGGAGTTTCTATCAATGTGAATTGGTGTGTTCCGAAGGATATGATATCATCTTGGTTGAGATACTGACCCACACTTGGGAAATCGTCAGAAAGCTTAACACCCACAAACGCTTCAGCTTGTTCTTGCAGTAGTTGCATCAAAAAAGCGTCAGCACGATGAACTTTCACCTTTAATCCGTATTTTGTATAGACAAACTGATCGCCGAAATGGTGATCGACATGTCCGTGCGTGGCGATGAAATCAACAGGTTTTAAACCTTGAGCTTCGATGTATTGTGCTATGGCTTTCTGCTCTTTTTCATGAAAGGCCCCACAATCAATGATGATACATTCCTTGGTTTCATCACTGACTACATAGCAGTTTTCTTGCAGCATATTGCACTCGAAGCATTTGATATTGAGCATAACTTATCGTCTTTTAGTGTTGTTGTTTTATGAAATTAAAGTGGCAGATAGACAATGTTCTTTTCTTTGAACCACTCTTCGTCAAACCAATTTGATATCGAACAGTTCTCAACGATGCGTTTGAACGGTTTAATTTCAGCGTCAAGATCTCCTCCTTTCAAGCAGATGATTCCGTTTGGCAAAACATTTCGTTGCTCTTTGGATATGTTCTTCTTGGCGATTTTGGCCAAGTCGGGGAGAGACATGGCGGCTCTACTCACCACAAAATCATAGATACCTTTTTCTTCTTCACCTCTGATATGCTTGGTTGTGACATTCTTTAGACCGATGGAATGGGCGATTTCTTCGGCCACTCGAACCTTTTTTCCCGTTCCATCGATGAGCGTGAAGTTGCATTTTGGAAACATAATGGCCAAGGGAATACCAGGAAAACCACCTCCTGTCCCTAAGTCTAAAATCTTTGTTTCATCGATGAAACCGATCAATTTAGCAATAGACAGCGAATGCAAAACATGATGTTCATACAGATGGTCAATGTCTTTGCGTGAAATGACATTGATTTTTGCGTTCCAATCGCTATACAGTTCTTGAAGCATGCCATATTGTTTTTTCTGCTCTTCCGTTATGGAAGGAAAATATTTCAGTATCGCTTCTATGTTCATTTTAAGTATTTCTTTAATTCAGATTTGCTTAAATCAACCCTCACCTCGCCATATTCATGGGACACAATCTCATCTTCACAATAGATGAAAGTTATTTTATTCTTGCCAATGACATAATTATCAGTGATGTAAATATCGCCATCTGTCAAACTTCCTTCGTGTTTTTGGAATCCAGTTCGATGATTTTTCAAACGTTTTTGAAGCTTTTCAAGAATGATGTCTTTTACAGATTCTTCATAACCCTCAATGAACAGGTCTGACAAAGTGATTAACTCTCCAGTCTTCAAGTTGAAGTTTTTTGCAATTGTTTGATTTGATGTTTGCGACGTTCCCGCAGCTGTTGACAAGTAAATGATGTATGTGAGGATGTCTTTTTGGTTATTTTGGAGTTCCGATTTCAGTTGATAACGTCTGTTATAGGTGGTTGGATTGGTAGAATCTGCACGGTAAAGCGGACCATAAGTATTGATGTATTCATTCATATATTGGCTTACAAAGGTACGCAGGGCCTTCTCCATGTCGGTCGACTCGTTTGTTTGAGATAAGCTATTTGTCACCAGAAAACCAGATTGAATCAATGTTTGGTTGATTTTCAGAGCGTTTTTTCCTCGCATACATTGCATTTGGATGGATACTTCGCACTTGGGGGAGTGAGCGTTGTTTGCCAGATACGTGGTTGAATCTATCGCAAAGGATATGGCTTGTAAACCATTTTTCTTCAACACGTTGTTGTGATTGTCATCACATCCTGATGCAAAAAGGGTGAGGACAATGACCCACAACAGATTCCTCATCTTCTCTTTTTTGTGCAAAAATACGAATATTTTTTGTACCTTTGACATGTCATACTATAAAATAAGGTAAATAATGTTTAACACAGCACTTTTTGATTTAGACGGAGTCGTACTGGATACCGAGTCTCAGTATACTGTTTGTTGGGATCGGTTAGGTAAGATTTACAAACCTGACATACCGCATTTTGCCCATCTTATTAAGGGACAGACCCTAACTCAGATATTCGATCGGTATTTTAAAGATGAAAAAAAGGCGCAACATGAAATAGAAAATCAGCTCATTGAGTTTGAAAAAAATATGGATTACGCATTCATTCCTGGAGTTATTGCCTTTATCAAAGACCTGAAACAGCATCACGTTAATACGGCCATTGTAACAAGTAGCAACCAACAGAAAATGGCAAATGTATATCAACGTCACCCAGAATTTGAAACGTTCTTTGACGTTATCCTTACCAGTGAAGACTTTAAACGCAGTAAACCTGATCCGGATTGTTACCTTACAGCTGCTGCTCATTTTGCTGTTTCGCACAACCAATGTGTTGTATTTGAAGATAGTATCAACGGATTGAAAGCGGGAAAGGCCGCTCAAATGAAGGTTTGTGGACTGGCAACAACAAACTCTGTTGAGTTGATTGAGCCTTTGTCAGATATGGTTATTAATGACTTTGTTGGGATGAGTTATGAAAAGTTGTGTGCAATGGTTTAAACACAGCTGTGTTGCCTCGCTTGCATTGACCATTGCTTATTTTACATTTCTTGTCAAGACTTTATTGGGGTTGTCAAAAATAAATAATCACTTTTAGCGTTTATTCATTAATGAATATACGATTTTCTATTATAGTTTGTTTGTTTGCACTGATTGGTTTCACCGCATGTCATGATGAAGATACCTTTTCTTCATCACCTAATCATTTGCTGACATTCTCCTCTGACAGTATCAAACTTGATACCGTCTTTTCCAATATTCCCTCGGCAGCCAAATCTTTTTGGGTTTATAACCATTCAGGAGGAGGCATTAGATGTTCTAACGTCAGGTTAGAACGGGGCAATCAGACGGGGTTTAGAGTCAATGTAGACGGTATTTATCTGGGTAAAGATGTGGGATATGCAACTTCAGAGATTGAAATTAGAAAGAATGACAGCATTCGTGTGTATGTAGAATTAACCGCTCCGCCTAAATATGCAGATGTGCCGCAACGCATTGAAGACAATATTGTGTTTGCATTGGAGAATGGAAAGGAGCAAAAAGTTAATCTGAATGCCTATGCTTGGGATGCCATTTTCTTACGCGATCATCATGTTAAGAACGATACAGTACTATCAGGAACCAAGCCCATTGTGGTGTTTGGAAAACTGACAGTTGAAGAAAACAAGACTTTGCGCATAGCTGCTGGTACGACATTGTATTTCGATCAACGTGCAGGCATTGATGTCTATGGTCGACTGTCCATTGAGGGAGAACCGCAAAAAGAAGTTGTTTTGCGAGGCAACCGACTGGATCGTATGTTCGATTACCTGCCTTATGATGGGCTGAGTGGTCAGTGGCAGGGCGTACATATTTATCCTTCTTCCAACGAGAATGCCATTTCGTACGCCGATATCCATGGCGCATACAATGGTTTGGTTATTGATTCTGCCGACATAGCGAAGCAAAAACTGATCATGGCCAATTCAACCATCCACAATTGTCAAGGATATGGCTTGCTGACTCGTCATTCGCAAGTTTCCATCAACAATTCTGTTTTCAGTAATACCCTCAACGATTGCGTTTCAATTGATGGCGGCGATGTGGTGATGAACGGATGTACCTTGGCGCAATTTTATCCATTTGACTCTAACAGAGGTGTGGCTCTAAGATTGAGTGCGGCATCTTCGCCCTTAATTCAATTCGTTTGTAACAACTCACTTGTTACGGGCTACTCCGCCCATGAGGTGATGAGAAACCCTGGAAAAGATGCCTCTCAGTTGCATTTCGCCTTTGAGAACTGTTTGCTACGCATGCCTCGTGAAGAGTCAGCAGATAGTGTTTATTTTAAAAACGTGATATATGAAGATGTAAAAGATACGATTCAGGCTGGTCACAAGAACTTCCTTTTGATTGACACTGATAGCCTGAGATATGATTTCAGATTGCGAGAAAAATCTTTGGCCATAGGAAAAGCCAACCAAGCAACATCCTTACCCTTGGATAGGGATGGCAGAAAGAGAGATGAACGGCCGGATATCGGCGCCTATGAATACTTTAAACCCTAACATGCATGGAACAGATTGACATTAATATCTCGATTGAGAGTTATCAGCTTGGTGAACTTTCACCACAAGACCAAGAGTTGGTTCAGGCCGCCATAGAAGCTACCAAGAACGCATACGCGAATTACAGCCGATTCTATGTGGGCGCTGCTTTAAGACTTGAAAATGGAAAAATAGTGATAGGAGCCAACCAAGAAAATGCTGCATTCCCATCAGGTTTATGCGCAGAGCGTACTGCTGTCTTTGCGGCTCAAGCCAACTATCCCGACAGTCCCATTGAAACTTTGGCCATTGCAGGCCGGAACGAGAAAGGCGTATTGCCTAGTCCCATCACACCTTGTGGAGCTTGTCGACAGGTCATACTGGAGATAGAAGACCGATACAAAAAGCCTATCAAAATTCTCTTGTACGGTACTCAGAAAATCTATTGTGTCAGAAGCGTGAAAGATCTGCTTCCGCTGTCGTTTGTAGACGATAACATGCGCTGAAATCAACTTGTTAATAAATTTTAAAAACATTCTTTTTTCATTACATTGGTTGCGGTATTCAGAAATAAACCATTACCTTTGCAACCGCATTTGAGACACAGTGCATTCTCCTTTACGATGAAAAGGAAGGGAAGTGTGGGTGAGTGGCTGAAACCACCAGTTTGCTAAACTGACGTGCGGGTTACCGTACCGGGGGTTCGAATCCCCCCGCTTCCGCCAAAGATGCGTATGCAAAACGGTCGGTTCATCTAATGGTTAGGATACAAGATTCTCAATCTTGGCATACGAGTTCGATTCTCGTACCGACTACAAAGTAACAAAACGCCTGTAAACTATTTATGTTTTGCAGGCGTTTTTCTTTCCCCTTCACCGCTGGTTTTCAAAAGTTGCCGCTGTTTCAGCATAAAGCTGCTAACTTACATTCCTTATCATTTTGTCATCATGTCGTTGAAACTTGAACTTCAGCTGATGGTGCGAAGTTAAGAAAAAAGTAAAAGGTAAACCAAAATGTCCTCATTCAGACCTATTGATTTACCTTTGTAGTGATTGTACACCCTTAGGGATTCGAACCCTAGACCCACTGATTAAGAGTCAGTTGCTCTACCAACTGAGCTAAGGGTGCAAGCGAGAAAGAAGTACACCCTTAGGGATTCGAACCCTAGACCCACTGATTAAGAGTCAGTTGCTCTACCAACTGAGCTAAGGGTGCAAGTTTCTTTTTTGCGTGTGCAAAGGTACATTGATTTTCTTAAAATGCCAAACATTTCGTTTATTTTTTTGAAATTAATGTTGGACAGTCCAAGAATATGCAACTATGAGATAAACAGACTTCCTATTTGATAGAAGGCTGCAGATACAATCCATGCCAGAAGCGTGGTATAACCGGCCGAGAACAATGCCCATTTCCAACTGCCTGTTTCGCCTTTGATGGCAGCTATAACGGCCACGCAGGGGAAGTATAACAGGATAAAGAGCAAGAAAGCGTATGCGGTTAGCGGCGTGATGCCATCGGCTGTCATTTGTTTTCTCAGTCGTGAATACTTCTCGGGCTCATCTGATGTTGCGTCATCTTCCTCAACACTCCCTTCTGACGAATAGAGTACACCTATTGTTGAAGCCACGATCTCTTTAGCTCCAACACCTGCCACGATGCCCACATCCAGTTTCCAACTAAAACCTTGAACTCTGAATACTGGTTCTATGGCCTTGCCAATGCGTCCAATATAGCTCTGCTCTTGCTGTTCAGCCCTGGACAGATGCTCGTTATGGGGAAAATAGCCCAATGCCCAGACAATGATACTGGCCACCAAGATGATGCCACCCATCTTCTTGAGGTACAATTTTCCTTTCTCCCAAGTATGTCTGGTGATGGCTTTCCAGGTCGGTAATCGGTACGGGGGAAGTTCCATCACAAAGGGGGTGTCTTCACCCTTGATGACAAATTTGCTGAACAACCAGCCCAGAAAGACGGCCATGAGGATGCCAATGAGATACAGCGACATCATCATCGTTGACCGATACTGGGTCGAGAAGAACGTTCCGATAATCATGATATAAACGGGAAGTCGGGCCGAACAGCTCATCATGGGTAAGATGAGCATGGTGATGAGCCTTGACTTTCGGCTTTCAATGGTTCGTGTTGCCATCACTGCCGGCACATTACAGCCGAAACCCACAATGAGAGGAATGAACGATTTGCCGTGCAATCCCATCTTGTGCATCAGCTTGTCCATGATGAAAGCCGCACGAGACATGTAACCGCTGTCCTCCATATAAGAGATGAAGAAATACAGAATTAATATCTGTGGCAAGAAGACGATGACGGCACCTACACCCCCAATGACACCGTCGACGAGCATATCTTTGATGGGGCCGTCAGGAAAATAGGTGGAAATGGCCTGTCCCAGCCAGGCAACGCCGGATTCTATCCAATCCATGGGGTATTGACCAAGTGAGAAAGTTACTTCGAACATCAGCCACATCAAGGCTATGAAGATAGGGAAACCCAATACTTTATGCGTGATAAAGCTGTCCAGCCAGTGCGTAAGCTGGTAGGTGTCTTTCTTGTTTCCTGTTTTGTAGGCAGCCTCTTTCAGTGCTCCATGAATAAAGCCGTATTTCGCATCCATCACCGCAGTCTCACTGTCGGTATTCGTTTCCTCCCTTACGCGTCTGTCAGCTTTGTCCCTGGCAGCAAATATCTTGTCTGCCTGGGGCATGGAGCTGATCATTTTTTCCACGTCATGGTCGTGTTCCATCAGCTTGATGCCAAGATATCGGGTAGAGTAGCGCTGCCGAATATTTTCGTCTTGTTTCAAGAAAGCCTGGATGTCAGCAATGCCTTGCTCTATTTCATGCCCATGATTGATATGTACATGGCGGAATTGTGGTTGGGCGTCTTCCTTGCCTTCGTATGTCTCAATAACCTGATGGAACAGCTCCTTAACGCCTCTTCCATTTTTAAATACAGTAGGAACCATCGGGATGCCGAAAAGTTCGGAAAGCTTGTCGATATGAATCCGGTCTCCTCGGTCTTCAGACTCGTCGTACATGTTTAATGCGCAGACGATACGAAGGTGCATGTCAATGAGTTGTGTCGTTAGATAAAAGTTTCGCTCCAAGTTTGAGGTATCTATGACATTGATGACGACATCTGGTGTTTTCTCGATGATTTGTTTTCTCACATAGAGTTCTTCCGGCGAATAAGCCGAAAGCGAATAAGTGCCGGGAAGGTCAACTATGTTGAAATGATAGCCTTCAAAGCTGGCATGACCTTCCTTGGCATCGACGGTGACACCCGAATAATTGCCCACTCTTTCGTGTGCGCCGGATGCAAAATTGAACAATGATGTCTTCCCGCAGTTAGGGTTTCCCACCAAGGCTACATTGATGGTTCGGCTCTTCTGCATCGCAACAGCACGGATTTGCTGTTCTGTTACACGTTGGATTCCATCGACGTCGTCATCAGAAATGGCTCCTTGGTAATTGTTTTCAGCTGGTTTTTGCGTTCGGGCCTCTTCAAGTGACACCACCTCAATCATATCGGCCTCGGAGTGTCTTAGTGACACTTCGTAACCCATCACTTTGTATTTCACGGGGTCTTTCAAGGGCGCATTCAATAGCACTTCAACCTTTTTCCCGCTGATAAAGCCCATTTCAACGATGCGTTTGCGAAAGCCACCGTGACCGGTAACTTTAACAATTACCCCTGTTTCGCCTGTTTTTAAGTCTGATAACTTCATCTTTGTCTCTCTATCTCAAGTACAAAAATACAAAATTTAATGCGCAACAGAGTTGCAAATGACGATGCATTGTATAAAATACCTAAAAATAATGATGTGACTCCCGATGAAATGGGCTTTTATTGGATATCTATCCTCATAAATCAGTATACGGGAAAAGTTATAAACATTCCTATGATGCTATAATTTGATGGCTTTTCCTGTCCTGTTGCTTTCGATGGCTGCTTCAAGAATTTGAACAACCGTCAGGTTGTTTCGGTGTAACATTGCGTACTGGCCGGTTGGTTTTTGTCCTTTCATTAGTGCTTGTCATCAAAAGCAGCAGTGTAAATAAAAACTTTTTCATTGTTTGATGTCTTTAGTTTGGTTATGCCTGCAAAAATACAAAACAATACTCGTATAGAATGTAGCTATTTCGGTGTT
Encoded proteins:
- a CDS encoding alpha amylase C-terminal domain-containing protein; translated protein: MKNNTSHHPKGAETKHQEEVASELGIIKNDPYLEPYANAICGRHEHAMATQRRLTQNGKFTLSEFASGHHYFGLHPTAEGWVFREWAPHATAIYLVGDFNNWEERPEYAAKRVEGTGNWELMMDKTSIHHGDLYKMHVHWEGGQGERIPAWVNRVVQDNQTKIFSAQVWCPEVPYAWKTTNFKASRDPLFIYECHIGMAQDAEKVGTYTEFKDYVLPRIVKAGYNCIQIMAIQEHPYYGSFGYHVSSFFAASSRFGTPEELKELIDAAHQQGVAVIMDIVHSHAVKNVVEGLGNLAGDPNQYFCPGDRREHPAWDSLCFDYGKDEVMHFLLSNCKYWLEEFHFDGFRFDGVTSMLYYSHGLGEAFTNYSDYYNGHQDGDAICYLTLANQVIHEVNPDAITIAEEVSGMPGLAAKVKDGGLGFDYRMSMNIPDFWIKTIKELKDEDWKPSSIFWEIKNRRSDEQTISYCESHDQALVGDKTIIFRLIDADMYWHFKKGDENALVHRGIALHKMIRLVTASTMNGGYLNFMGNEFGHPEWIDFPREGNGWSHKYARRQWNLVDNQELDYHYLGDFDRAMVNLLKSQKGFNKTVVQEIWHHDGDQILCYMRGDLVFVFNFSPSQSFVDYGFLAPAGSYQVVLNTDDPQFGGNGLTDDSVEHLTNFDPLYEEANKGWLKLYIPARSAMVLKKK
- a CDS encoding DUF6057 family protein translates to MITQSIARLNDTLLIRWVSSILFCCFTFVYLYVYQADVLAVAQHILSEGKTSYHAGVGAILITLTLYLVHLGVSYFCRPSGIGYSLTFFPSLLLLTILTDISDNIDRNFSLGGWWIAAPLLLLAYGGLMWVLKRNRHQVEEGKAYEVFVHLLWQNIMSLGVMFVLVGLFSNHDVAFHERAKMEQAIVNKEYKDALEVGKNNLKTDSNLVMLRAYCLSKTHKMGESLFEYPLMGESQSLLPNGSSVRMLMTPDKDVYRYIGVIPRQQMPVMRYLKLITESRKAKKPAGDYLLCGYLLDKNLDKFVVHLPRYYHVDSLLPKHYREALVLYTHSRSNPKLVYHDAVTDADYRDYQDLEKKYPEKMVRQTKIRDIYGKTYWYYFHYHQKK
- the ruvC gene encoding crossover junction endodeoxyribonuclease RuvC, producing MTTPQQQQIKEKVILGIDPGTNVMGYGVIKILERKPSMVAMGVIDMRKTDDPYLRLGHIFDRITGIIDEYLPDEMAIEAPFFGKNVQSMLKLGRAQGVAIAAAIHHDVPIHEYAPLKIKMAITGQGQASKEQVAGMLQRLLKINQSEMPHFMDATDALGAAYCHFLQMGRPSADNKYHGWKDFINKNKNRLSQSSTK
- a CDS encoding MBL fold metallo-hydrolase; amino-acid sequence: MLNIKCFECNMLQENCYVVSDETKECIIIDCGAFHEKEQKAIAQYIEAQGLKPVDFIATHGHVDHHFGDQFVYTKYGLKVKVHRADAFLMQLLQEQAEAFVGVKLSDDFPSVGQYLNQDDIISFGTHQFTLIETPGHTPGSVFFYCQEEDVAFSGDTLFHLSIGRTDLQGGSMFQMIQSLRMLSQLPDNTKIYPGHGEPTTIGTELAGNPYMDR
- the rsmG gene encoding 16S rRNA (guanine(527)-N(7))-methyltransferase RsmG; amino-acid sequence: MNIEAILKYFPSITEEQKKQYGMLQELYSDWNAKINVISRKDIDHLYEHHVLHSLSIAKLIGFIDETKILDLGTGGGFPGIPLAIMFPKCNFTLIDGTGKKVRVAEEIAHSIGLKNVTTKHIRGEEEKGIYDFVVSRAAMSLPDLAKIAKKNISKEQRNVLPNGIICLKGGDLDAEIKPFKRIVENCSISNWFDEEWFKEKNIVYLPL
- a CDS encoding DUF3298 domain-containing protein; protein product: MLKKNGLQAISFAIDSTTYLANNAHSPKCEVSIQMQCMRGKNALKINQTLIQSGFLVTNSLSQTNESTDMEKALRTFVSQYMNEYINTYGPLYRADSTNPTTYNRRYQLKSELQNNQKDILTYIIYLSTAAGTSQTSNQTIAKNFNLKTGELITLSDLFIEGYEESVKDIILEKLQKRLKNHRTGFQKHEGSLTDGDIYITDNYVIGKNKITFIYCEDEIVSHEYGEVRVDLSKSELKKYLK
- a CDS encoding HAD family hydrolase yields the protein MFNTALFDLDGVVLDTESQYTVCWDRLGKIYKPDIPHFAHLIKGQTLTQIFDRYFKDEKKAQHEIENQLIEFEKNMDYAFIPGVIAFIKDLKQHHVNTAIVTSSNQQKMANVYQRHPEFETFFDVILTSEDFKRSKPDPDCYLTAAAHFAVSHNQCVVFEDSINGLKAGKAAQMKVCGLATTNSVELIEPLSDMVINDFVGMSYEKLCAMV
- a CDS encoding right-handed parallel beta-helix repeat-containing protein, with protein sequence MNIRFSIIVCLFALIGFTACHDEDTFSSSPNHLLTFSSDSIKLDTVFSNIPSAAKSFWVYNHSGGGIRCSNVRLERGNQTGFRVNVDGIYLGKDVGYATSEIEIRKNDSIRVYVELTAPPKYADVPQRIEDNIVFALENGKEQKVNLNAYAWDAIFLRDHHVKNDTVLSGTKPIVVFGKLTVEENKTLRIAAGTTLYFDQRAGIDVYGRLSIEGEPQKEVVLRGNRLDRMFDYLPYDGLSGQWQGVHIYPSSNENAISYADIHGAYNGLVIDSADIAKQKLIMANSTIHNCQGYGLLTRHSQVSINNSVFSNTLNDCVSIDGGDVVMNGCTLAQFYPFDSNRGVALRLSAASSPLIQFVCNNSLVTGYSAHEVMRNPGKDASQLHFAFENCLLRMPREESADSVYFKNVIYEDVKDTIQAGHKNFLLIDTDSLRYDFRLREKSLAIGKANQATSLPLDRDGRKRDERPDIGAYEYFKP